In Arthrobacter sp. CJ23, the genomic window AGGCACGCCGGGACGCATAGCCGCCGTCGGCGTGGGAATGCGAGACCTTGGTGTCGATCACCAGCAGGACCAGCCCGGCGGTTTCGGCGTCGAAGGGGACCAGTTCGACGTGCTGGTCCCGGCAGTCCAGGAACACGGCCCGGCCCTTGGCGCCGCGCAGCGAGGCGGACTGGTCCATGATGCCGGTGGGGGCGCCCACAAAGGCATTCTCGGCCCGCTGGGTGGCCAGCACCAGCTCTTCCGCGCCGAGCCGGGCGTCCGTGAGCTCATTGAGGGCCGAGATGACGGCGCATTCGATCGCGTGCGAGGAGGAGAGCCCCGCGCCGGAGGGGACATCCGAGTCGAGCAGCAGATCGAATCCGGGGACCTCGATGCCGCGTTCCTGCAGCGCCCAGGCCACGCCGAGCGGATACCGGGTCCACCCGGATCCCGAGCCCGGGGCGAGTCCGGCAAGGCTGGCCTCGGCCAGGTCCTGCCCGCCGAAGGTGGACAGCAGTCGGACCGTGGAGTCGTCGCGGAGCCGCAGCGCCACCCGGGCCGTCCTGTCGATCGCGAAAGGCAGCACGAAGCCTTCGTTGTAGTCGGTGTGCTCACCGATCAGGTTCACGCGCCCCGGCGCCTGCCAGACGCCGTCGGGGGCTGTCCCGAAGGTTTCCTTAAAGCGGGCGGCGAGGACGCCGGCCTCGGTGGTGGTGGTCATGCTCGGGTGCCTTCCAGTGCGGGGGCCGGAACTGCCGCGACCGCGCGCAGGCGCTCGGCCACGGATTCCGGAGTGGTGTCATTGATGAACGCTCCCATGGCCGCCTCCGAGCCCGCAAGGAACTTCAGCTTGTCCGCCGCGCGGCGCGGTGACGTGAGCTGCAGGTGGAGGTGCCCGGCGGGACGCAGGACGCTGTCCAGGGGAGCCTGGTGCCAGGCCGAAATGTAGGGGGTGGGCGTCGGGTACAGGGCGTCAAAGCGCCGGAGCAGGTCCAGGTACACATGGGCAAGCTCGTCGCGCTCGCCGCCTGTCAGGGCCGCAAGGTCCGGCACCGGGCGGTGTGGGACCAGGTGGACTTCCAGCGGCCAGCGGGCCGAGAAGGGCACGTAGGCACTGAAATGCTCGCCCTCCAGGACCATGCGGCTGCCGTCCTCCCGTTCGGCTCGCAGCAGCGAGGCCGTCAGCGTATCCGTGCCGTTGGCGTCGTCGTAGTACTTCCGGGCCGCGCTGCCGAGGGCGGCGGCACGCGGGGTGACGTAGGGGTAGGCGTAGATCTGGCCGTGCGGGTGGTGCAGGGTCACGCCGATGTCCGCGCCGCGGTTCTCGAAGGGGAAGACCTGCTTGATCCCGTTCATGGCGCTGAGGGCCTCCGTGCGCTGGGCCCAGGCCTCGATGACGGTCCGTGCACGCGTCTCGCCCAGTTCGCTGAAGGAGCCGGTGTGCTCGGGGGTGAAAGAGACCACTTCGCAGCGGCCGTAGGCGGGGACCGTGGTGCCGTGCGGTGCGGAGTCCGGAACGGCGCCGAGGGCCGGGCCCAGGGAGGGGAAGCGGTTTTCGAACACCACGACGTCGTAGTCCGGCGCCGGGATCTCTGAAGGGTTCGCCGCGGTGGTGGGGCAGATGGGGCACTGGTCCGCCGGCGGGAGGTGGGTCCGGCCCTGCCGGTGGGCGGCGACGGCAACCCAGTCGCCGGAGAGGGCGTCGAACCTTAGTTCTCCCGGTTCGCCGCGGCCGGGCAGCTCCCGGCGGTCCTCCAGGGCGTCCGCGCTGCGGGGTGCCGTGCCGGCGTCGTCGAAGTAGAGCAGTTCACGGCCGTCCGCGAGATTCGTGCTGGTGATGCGCGTCATGGACCCATCATTCCACGAAACTCCCAAAAGCGCATAGTTTCAAACAAAAAGTAACAATTGTTGGAAGGTCAGGACCACGGAAGTGCAGTACGGTGGTGCCATGCCTTCTGCCACACCACCCGCCGGAACCGGCGATGATTCCGCCCACCGCCGCTTCGCCAGCGGACGCCAGTTCGAACTGCGCCGCGGCGACGCGCTCGCGGTCGTCACCGAACTCGCGGCCGGGCTGCGCCTGTACTCCCGCGCCGGCGTCGAACTGACGGAAAGCTACGGCGACGCCGACATCCCGCCCGGCGCCACCGGCATCACGCTCGCACCGTGGGCCAACCGCGTGGAGGACGGCATCTGGTATCTGGGCGGCAAGAAGCAGCAGCTGGACATCAGCGAGGTCTCCCGCAACAACGCCAGCCACGGCCTCCTGCGCAACGCCCCCTACGGACTCGTGGACGAATCGGAATTCTCCGTGACCCTTGAGGCCACGGTCTTCCCGCAGCACGGCTACCCCTTCCTGGTCCGGCACCGTGTCCGCTACGAACTCGACGCCGGGCTGGACCTGCGGGTGTCCCAGACACTGGTGAACGACTCCGGCAGCGCCGCGCCCTTTGTGCTCGGCTCCCACCCCTACCTGCGCCTGGGCGAGGTCCCCAGCGAAGAGCTGGTGCTGACCGTCCAGGCCGGCACCCGGCTGGTGGCCGATGAACGGCTCATCCCGCGCAGCACCGCCCCCGTGGACGGGGACTTCGACCTTTCGACAGGAGCCCGCGTGGCCGGGCTGGACCTCGACGTCGCCTACACGGACCTGGCGTTCGACGGCGGCATGGCCCGCCACGTGCTGACCGCGCCGGATGGCCGCAGCGTCAGCCTGGAACAGGACGAGAGCTGCGCCTACGTCCACGTGTTCGTCACGGACGGCTTCCCTGGCCGCGCCAAGGCAGTGGCGATCGAACCCATGACCGGGCCCGCCAACGCCTTCAACAGCGGCGACGGGCTCCGCTGGATCGCCCCGGGGGAGTCGTTCACCATGAACTGGGCAATTACCGCATCCCTCTGACGGTTTCCCATCCGGGACCGGCTGCGGAAGTATGGGGGCATGACGCCAGCACAGGACGCCAAAGCCCCCACTGACCGACAGATTTCCGAGGATCTCCCCTACGGGATCCGGATCGCCGCCGCCTGGTCGTGGCGGCTGGGACTCATCCTGCTGATGGTCGGCGCCCTCGTGTGGCTGCTGGGGAGGGTCAGCTTCCTCATCATTCCGGTCATGGTGGCCGCGCTGCTGGCCGGCCTTCTGCACCCGGT contains:
- the galK gene encoding galactokinase, which produces MTTTTEAGVLAARFKETFGTAPDGVWQAPGRVNLIGEHTDYNEGFVLPFAIDRTARVALRLRDDSTVRLLSTFGGQDLAEASLAGLAPGSGSGWTRYPLGVAWALQERGIEVPGFDLLLDSDVPSGAGLSSSHAIECAVISALNELTDARLGAEELVLATQRAENAFVGAPTGIMDQSASLRGAKGRAVFLDCRDQHVELVPFDAETAGLVLLVIDTKVSHSHADGGYASRRASCELGAGLLGVKALRDVGMAALDDAAALLDPITLRRVRHVVSENERVLQTVKTLGTDGPAGIGALLDASHASMRDDFEISCPELDLAVDTSRANGAIGARMTGGGFGGSAIALTPVEHEQAVRDAVVRSFAEAGYAAPDIFTVTPAAGARRIA
- the galT gene encoding galactose-1-phosphate uridylyltransferase; the encoded protein is MTRITSTNLADGRELLYFDDAGTAPRSADALEDRRELPGRGEPGELRFDALSGDWVAVAAHRQGRTHLPPADQCPICPTTAANPSEIPAPDYDVVVFENRFPSLGPALGAVPDSAPHGTTVPAYGRCEVVSFTPEHTGSFSELGETRARTVIEAWAQRTEALSAMNGIKQVFPFENRGADIGVTLHHPHGQIYAYPYVTPRAAALGSAARKYYDDANGTDTLTASLLRAEREDGSRMVLEGEHFSAYVPFSARWPLEVHLVPHRPVPDLAALTGGERDELAHVYLDLLRRFDALYPTPTPYISAWHQAPLDSVLRPAGHLHLQLTSPRRAADKLKFLAGSEAAMGAFINDTTPESVAERLRAVAAVPAPALEGTRA
- a CDS encoding aldose 1-epimerase family protein, translated to MPSATPPAGTGDDSAHRRFASGRQFELRRGDALAVVTELAAGLRLYSRAGVELTESYGDADIPPGATGITLAPWANRVEDGIWYLGGKKQQLDISEVSRNNASHGLLRNAPYGLVDESEFSVTLEATVFPQHGYPFLVRHRVRYELDAGLDLRVSQTLVNDSGSAAPFVLGSHPYLRLGEVPSEELVLTVQAGTRLVADERLIPRSTAPVDGDFDLSTGARVAGLDLDVAYTDLAFDGGMARHVLTAPDGRSVSLEQDESCAYVHVFVTDGFPGRAKAVAIEPMTGPANAFNSGDGLRWIAPGESFTMNWAITASL